One genomic region from Thunnus maccoyii chromosome 16, fThuMac1.1, whole genome shotgun sequence encodes:
- the ivd gene encoding isovaleryl-CoA dehydrogenase, mitochondrial, with protein sequence MFAVRNVLRLGSRLSIPAVARRGCAGAAIPVDDVVNGLTEEQIQLRQTVRKFCAEKLAPHADEIDKSNEFPGMREFWKDMGEMGLLGITAPVEYGGTGLGYLDHVIVMEEMSRVSAAIALSYGAHSNLCVNQMVRHGNEKQKEKYLPKLMTGEHVGALAMSEPNAGSDVVSMKLKAKKQGDYYVLNGNKFWITNGPDADVLIVYAKTNPEAHQKGITAFIVEKGMPGFSTAQKLDKLGMRGSNTCELIFEDCKVPEKNILGPLNKGVYVMMSGLDLERLVLSSGPIGIMQAVLDFSVPYLHVREAFGQKIGHFQLMQGKMADMYTRLSSCRQYVYNVARACDKGHFSAMDCAGVILYCAENATQVALDGIQCLGGNGYINDYPMGRYLRDAKLYEIGAGTSEVRRLIIGRAFNAMFK encoded by the exons ATGTTTGCCGTCAGAAACGTCCTCCGCCTCGGATCCAGGTTATCCATCCCCGCGGTGGCGAGGAGGGGATGCGCCGGGGCTGCAATCCCGGTGGACGATGTGGTGAACGGACTCACCGAAGAGCAGATACAG CTCAGGCAGACTGTTCGTAAATTCTGTGCAGAAAAACTTGCACCTCATGCTGATGAGATCGACAAAAGTAATGAATTTCCAGGAATGCGG GAGTTTTGGAAAGATATGGGGGAGATGGGACTCCTTGGGATCACTGCTCCAG TGGAATATGGAGGCACAGGACTGGGCTACCTAGATCACGTCATTGTTATGGAGGAAATGTCACGAGTGTCAGCAGCCATTGCTCTTAGTTACGGTGCCCACTCTAACCTCTGTGTCAATCAGATGGTGCGGCACGGAAACgagaaacagaaggaaaagtACTTGCCAAAG TTAATGACAGGGGAGCATGTAGGAGCTCTGGCCATGAGTGAGCCCAACGCTGGTTCTGATGTCGTGTCCATGAAACTTAAAGCCAAGAAGCAAG GTGACTATTATGTTCTGAATGGAAACAAGTTCTGGATCACAAACGGGCCAGATGCCGACGTCCTTATTGTTTATGCCAAGACAAATCCTGAGGCCCATCAAAAAGGCATCACAGCTTTCATTGTTGAAAAG GGAATGCCAGGTTTCTCCACAGCACAGAAGCTCGACAAACTCGGCATGAGGGGATCCAACACCTGCGAGCTGATCTTTGAAGACTGCAAAGTCCCAG agAAGAACATCCTGGGTCCGTTGAACAAAGGTGTTTATGTGATGATGAGCGGCCTAGATCTGGAGAGGTTGGTTCTCTCATCAGGACCTATCGG CATCATGCAGGCGGTTTTGGATTTTTCTGTTCCTTACCTACATGTCAGAGAAGCTTTTGGACAGAAGATTGGACACTTTCAG CTAATGCAAGGCAAGATGGCTGACATGTACACCAGGCTGAGCTCCTGTCGACAATATGTGTACAATGTTGCCCGGGCTTGTGACAAGGGACACTTCAGTGCAATG GATTGTGCTGGGGTGATTCTGTATTGTGCTGAGAACGCCACTCAGGTTGCTTTGGATGGCATTCAGTGTTTGG GTGGTAATGGCTACATCAACGACTACCCTATGGGACGTTATCTGCGTGATGCAAAGCTGTATGAAATCGGTGCGGGCACAAGCGAAGTACGCCGGCTCATCATCGGACGAGCCTTCAACGCCATGTTCAAATAA
- the itpka gene encoding inositol-trisphosphate 3-kinase A, with the protein MPKECRRKTSKDLGLPGTGINNEGSRLERRPAGKSTKICDELIQKAAQVAPSSASGAPTVMDARRVPQVTITPEGGGSSREMQQEDWDDAVDGSLRRKLSNSSISSTGSSVVESEDDLLSDNESKSKGIITLEHLVDTGESKPWWKLKTIVHWPFSATQRRKLNWVQLAGHKGNFKAADEGTILKKFSENEMQCFEKLKGDALLSFVPGYHGVVEKDGESFLHMTDLLANFDLPNVMDCKMGIRTYLEEELVRARERPKPREDLYKKMVEVDSEGPTPQEHTQRGVTKPRYMQWRETMSSTNTLGFRIEGIKKCDGTCRTDFKKTRSKQDVILVFKDFVGGNIDIIKSYLSRLTEIQQALKMSEFFKQHEVIGSSLLFIHDHTGNAQVWIIDFGKTTALPEGQTLNHDIPWQEGNREDGYLWGLENLIHTLESVSCEGGSEETFCSVTKENSQSTETDGQ; encoded by the exons ATGCCCAAAGAGTGCAGAAGGAAGACTTCCAAGGACCTCGGGCTCCCTGGGACTGGTATAAACAACGAGGGGTCTCGTTTAGAGCGAAGACCAGCCGGGAAGTCAACCAAGATCTGCGATGAGCTCATTCAAAAAGCCGCTCAAGTCGCCCCTTCGTCCGCAAGCGGAGCGCCGACGGTGATGGACGCGCGCCGGGTACCGCAGGTTACCATCACCCCGGAGGGAGGCGGCTCCTCCCGGGAGATGCAGCAAGAGGACTGGGATGATGCGGTTGACGGCAGCCTGCGCAGGAAACTGTCCAACTCTTCCATCTCCTCTACAGGCTCCTCTGTCGTGGAGTCCGAGGATGACTTACTCAGTGACAACGAGAGCAAAAGTAAAGGCATCATCACTCTAGAGCATCTGGTGGACACTGGAGAG AGCAAGCCATGGTGGAAGTTAAAGACCATCGTCCACTGGCCCTTCAGTGCTACGCAGAGGAGAAAACTAAACTGGGTGCAGCTTGCTGGGCATAAAG GTAACTTCAAAGCAGCAGATGAGGGCACTATTCTGAAGAAGTTCTCAGAAAACGAGATGCAGTGTTTTGAGAAGCTAAAGGGTGACGCGCTGCTCTCATTTGTACCCGGTTACCATGGCGTTGTGGAGAAAGACGGAGAGTCTTTCCTTCATATGACTGACCTGCTAGCGAATTTTGACCTTCCCAATGTCATGGACTGCAAGATGGGAATTAG AACCTACTTGGAGGAGGAGCTGGTGCGAGCGCGGGAACGGCCCAAGCCGAGGGAGGACCTGTATAAGAAGATGGTGGAGGTAGACAGCGAAGGGCCAACCCCCCAGGAGCATACCCAACGTGGTGTCACTAAACCTCGCTACATGCAGTGGAGGGAGACGATGAGCTCCACCAACACCCTGGGCTTCAGGATAGAAGGGATCAAG AAATGTGATGGCACATGTCGAACTGACTTCAAGAAAACCAGATCAAAGCAGGATGTCATCCTGGTGTTCAAAGACTTTGTTGGAGGGAACATCGACATCATA AAGTCCTACTTGAGCAGACTGACGGAGATCCAGCAGGCCTTGAAAATGTCAGAGTTCTTCAAGCAACACGAG GTCATTGGcagctctctcctcttcatccatGACCACACTGGCAACGCACAGGTCTGGATTATTGACTTTGGCAAGACCACGGCGTTACCAGAAGGCCAGACATTAAACCATGACATTCCCTGGCAAGAGGGCAACCGGGAAGATGGTTACCTGTGGGGGTTGGAAAACCTCATCCACACACTGGAGTCTGTAAGCTGTGAAGGGGGCAGCGAGGAAACCTTTTGCTCAGTTACCAAAGAAAATAGCCAAAGTACAGAAACAGATGGTCAGTGA